A window of the Callospermophilus lateralis isolate mCalLat2 chromosome 7, mCalLat2.hap1, whole genome shotgun sequence genome harbors these coding sequences:
- the Nr0b2 gene encoding nuclear receptor subfamily 0 group B member 2 translates to MSASQPGACPCQGAAGHPTILYTLLSPSLRPRPSVPPSPTRCLCLQHRPVRLCAPHRTCREALDVLAKTVAFLRNLPSFCQLPPQDQRRLLQGCWGSLFLLGLAQDTVTFEVAEAPVPSILKKILLEEPSSSAGWGQPPDRPQPSLAAVQWLQCCLESFWSLKLGPKEYAYLKGTILFNPDVPGLHASSHIGHLQQEAHWALCEVLEPWYPAGRGRLARVLLTASTLKSIPSSLLGDLFFRPIIGDVDITGLLEDMLLLR, encoded by the exons ATGAGCGCCAGCCAACCAGGGGCCTGCCCGTGCCAGGGCGCTGCAGGCCACCCGACCATTCTGTACACACttctgagccccagcctcaggcCCAGGCCCTCAGTGCCCCCATCCCCAACCCGCTGCCTGTGCCTGCAGCACCGGCCTGTCCGCCTGTGTGCCCCCCACCGCACCTGCCGGGAGGCCTTGGATGTCCTGGCCAAAACAGTGGCCTTCCTCAGGAACCTACCCTCCTTCTGCCAGCTCCCTCCGCAGGATCAGCGGCGGCTGCTACAGGGTTGCTGGGGCTCTCTCTTCCTGCTTGGGTTGGCCCAAGACACAGTGACCTTTGAGGTGGCTGAAGCCCCAGTGCCCAGCATACTCAAGAAGATCCTGCTGGAGGAGCCCAGCAGCAGTGCTGGCTGGGGACAGCCACCCGACAGGCCCCAGCCCTCGCTGGCTGCTGTGCAGTGGCTTCAGTGCTGCCTAGAGTCCTTCTGGAGTCTCAAGCTGGGCCCCAAAGAGTATGCCTACCTGAAAGGAACCATCCTCTTCAATCCAG ATGTGCCAGGCCTTCATGCCTCCTCCCACATTGGGCATCTGCAGCAGGAGGCTCACTGGGCCCTGTGTGAAGTCCTGGAGCCCTGGTACCCAGCAGGCCGAGGCCGCTTGGCACGGGTCCTCCTCACGGCCTCCACTCTTAAGAGCATTCCATCCAGCCTTCTTGGGGACCTCTTCTTTCGCCCTATCATTGGAGATGTAGACATCACTGGACTCCTCGAGGACATGCTTTTGCTGAGGTGA